Proteins from a single region of Strix uralensis isolate ZFMK-TIS-50842 chromosome 12, bStrUra1, whole genome shotgun sequence:
- the LOC141948888 gene encoding uncharacterized protein LOC141948888 isoform X1: protein MKEPAAAEEEVLRDYLAYYAARGAEGELAVCDEASLKARARRLLGPRRRGALDVCSVAERCRQARGERGGSVLRDLLKALEVLELLCVNLLLSPWRKEIRSLKTFTGNFVYYIQSVLPDDIVKTELEKIGYIATTATEFSLVKKRNNEETKQTAFEIFLARMECETILEMTNEEKHGNLEKTLQKRTQMHWHHGDKDKEDQTPQREDTENLENKGNSETSLCLATQQKSSTNSDISFEAAGNLKIKDDMPQLAVTQSTNRLQEHQRQVINTIHFPGKCSDSEDFLIKYSDIVIRQTPIFSENLSPKAFEKKPRASLSEECVLAVAAESTANEIRPVPLSPGASGPPAFAIFADSSCDGKDTLEYKAQEVPKESIEAEINDAINCTDPDPADEPNELKSLPYKDIASVQNCSVPREEEVCELSLTFTKLQIKDAQEDLMYPVEETGQPESVPYASTSDRHVREFNHSKIKHTYLTNTQMQNRAAVHIEPSSDLCTAGNMEDPTAGSDSKRLLMGTPDAHTPSECFRHVREPPNLTYIPPQSIDVRSSRIRRTSAQGRRNLLQPERDSPESSEVNLENYNLKVNEIQEPYVIIDKTDQGMICHHT from the exons ATGAAGGAGCCGGCGGCGGCCGAGGAGGAGGTGTTGCGGGACTACCTGGCCTACTATGCggcccggggggcggagggggagtTGGCGGTGTGCGACGAGGCCTCCCTGAAGGCGAGGGCGCGACGGCTGCTGGGcccgcggcggcgcggcgccCTGGACGTGTGCAGTGTGGCTGAGCGGTGCCGGCAGGCCCGGGGCGAGCGGGGCGGCAGCGTCCTCCGCGACCTGCTCAAGGCGCTGGAGGTGCTCGAGCTGCTCTGCGTCAACCTGCTCCTCTCCCCGTGGCGGAAGGAGATCAGGTCGCTGAAG ACATTCACCGGTAATTTTGTCTACTATATTCAATCTGTGCTCCCAGATGACATTGTAAAAACAGAACTGGAGAAAATAGGTTACATTGCAACAACAGCAACAGAGTTTTCACTTGtcaaaaagagaaacaatgaGGAAACAAAGCAGACTGCATTTGAAATATTCCTGGCAAGAATGGAGTGTGAAACCATCCTTGAAAtgacaaatgaagaaaaacatggCAATTTGGAGAAGACTCTACAGAAGAGAACACAAATGCACTGGCATCATGGAGATAAAGACAAAGAGGATCAGACACCCCAGAGAGAAGACACTGAAAATctagaaaataaaggaaacagtgAGACATCTTTGTGCCTTGCTACTCAACAGAAGTCTTCAACTAATAGTGATATATCCTTTGAAGCTGCTGGGAATCTGAAGATCAAAGATGACATGCCTCAGTTAGCAGTTACTCAATCCACTAACAGGCTTCAGGAACACCAAAGGCAAGTCATTAACACCATACATTTTCCGGGCAAATGCTCAGACAGCGAGGACTTCTTGATCAAATATAGTGACATTGTCATAAGACAAACACCTATTTTCAGTGAGAATCTTTCtccaaaagcttttgaaaaaaagcCAAGAGCCAGTCTAAGTGAAGAATGTGTTTTGGCAGTCGCTGCAGAGTCAACTGCAAATGAGATCAGGCCTGTGCCACTCTCACCAGGAGCAAGTGGTCCGCCAGCCTTTGCAATATTTGCTGACAGCTCTTGTGATGGCAAAGACACTTTAGAGTACAAAGCTCAAGAAGTCCCCAAAGAATCAATTGAAGCAGAAATTAACGATGCCATAAATTGCACAGACCCAGACCCTGCAGATGAACCCAATGAGCTGAAGTCTCTGCCGTACAAGGACATTGCATCTGTCCAAAACTGCAGTGTCCCTAGGGAAGAGGAAGTTTGTGAGCTGTCTTTAACCTTCACAAAACTCCAGATCAAGGACGCTCAGGAAGACCTTATGTATCCAGTAGAGGAAACTGGCCAACCTGAGTCAGTACCGTATGCAAGTACAAGTGACAGGCATGTCAGAGAATTTAATCattccaaaataaaacacacatatCTGACTAACACCCAGATGCAGAACAGAGCAGCTGTACATATTGAGCCATCTTCAGATCTGTGTACTGCTGGGAACATGGAGGATCCCACAGCTGGTTCTGATAGCAAGAGACTGTTAATGGGTACTCCTGATGCACATACACCTTCTGAGTGCTTCAGACACGTCAGAGAGCCTCCTAACCTCACCTACATCCCACCACAAAGTATTGATGTTCGGTCTTCACGCATAAGAAGGACCAGCGCACAGGGCAGGAGGAACCTCTTGCAGCCTGAACGTGACTCTCCCGAATCCAGTGAAGTAAATCTGGAGAActataatttaaaagtaaatgaaattcAGGAGCCTTATGTCATTATTGACAAAACTGACCAAGGAATGATATGCCATCACACTTGA
- the LOC141948888 gene encoding uncharacterized protein LOC141948888 isoform X2, with product MTFTGNFVYYIQSVLPDDIVKTELEKIGYIATTATEFSLVKKRNNEETKQTAFEIFLARMECETILEMTNEEKHGNLEKTLQKRTQMHWHHGDKDKEDQTPQREDTENLENKGNSETSLCLATQQKSSTNSDISFEAAGNLKIKDDMPQLAVTQSTNRLQEHQRQVINTIHFPGKCSDSEDFLIKYSDIVIRQTPIFSENLSPKAFEKKPRASLSEECVLAVAAESTANEIRPVPLSPGASGPPAFAIFADSSCDGKDTLEYKAQEVPKESIEAEINDAINCTDPDPADEPNELKSLPYKDIASVQNCSVPREEEVCELSLTFTKLQIKDAQEDLMYPVEETGQPESVPYASTSDRHVREFNHSKIKHTYLTNTQMQNRAAVHIEPSSDLCTAGNMEDPTAGSDSKRLLMGTPDAHTPSECFRHVREPPNLTYIPPQSIDVRSSRIRRTSAQGRRNLLQPERDSPESSEVNLENYNLKVNEIQEPYVIIDKTDQGMICHHT from the exons ATG ACATTCACCGGTAATTTTGTCTACTATATTCAATCTGTGCTCCCAGATGACATTGTAAAAACAGAACTGGAGAAAATAGGTTACATTGCAACAACAGCAACAGAGTTTTCACTTGtcaaaaagagaaacaatgaGGAAACAAAGCAGACTGCATTTGAAATATTCCTGGCAAGAATGGAGTGTGAAACCATCCTTGAAAtgacaaatgaagaaaaacatggCAATTTGGAGAAGACTCTACAGAAGAGAACACAAATGCACTGGCATCATGGAGATAAAGACAAAGAGGATCAGACACCCCAGAGAGAAGACACTGAAAATctagaaaataaaggaaacagtgAGACATCTTTGTGCCTTGCTACTCAACAGAAGTCTTCAACTAATAGTGATATATCCTTTGAAGCTGCTGGGAATCTGAAGATCAAAGATGACATGCCTCAGTTAGCAGTTACTCAATCCACTAACAGGCTTCAGGAACACCAAAGGCAAGTCATTAACACCATACATTTTCCGGGCAAATGCTCAGACAGCGAGGACTTCTTGATCAAATATAGTGACATTGTCATAAGACAAACACCTATTTTCAGTGAGAATCTTTCtccaaaagcttttgaaaaaaagcCAAGAGCCAGTCTAAGTGAAGAATGTGTTTTGGCAGTCGCTGCAGAGTCAACTGCAAATGAGATCAGGCCTGTGCCACTCTCACCAGGAGCAAGTGGTCCGCCAGCCTTTGCAATATTTGCTGACAGCTCTTGTGATGGCAAAGACACTTTAGAGTACAAAGCTCAAGAAGTCCCCAAAGAATCAATTGAAGCAGAAATTAACGATGCCATAAATTGCACAGACCCAGACCCTGCAGATGAACCCAATGAGCTGAAGTCTCTGCCGTACAAGGACATTGCATCTGTCCAAAACTGCAGTGTCCCTAGGGAAGAGGAAGTTTGTGAGCTGTCTTTAACCTTCACAAAACTCCAGATCAAGGACGCTCAGGAAGACCTTATGTATCCAGTAGAGGAAACTGGCCAACCTGAGTCAGTACCGTATGCAAGTACAAGTGACAGGCATGTCAGAGAATTTAATCattccaaaataaaacacacatatCTGACTAACACCCAGATGCAGAACAGAGCAGCTGTACATATTGAGCCATCTTCAGATCTGTGTACTGCTGGGAACATGGAGGATCCCACAGCTGGTTCTGATAGCAAGAGACTGTTAATGGGTACTCCTGATGCACATACACCTTCTGAGTGCTTCAGACACGTCAGAGAGCCTCCTAACCTCACCTACATCCCACCACAAAGTATTGATGTTCGGTCTTCACGCATAAGAAGGACCAGCGCACAGGGCAGGAGGAACCTCTTGCAGCCTGAACGTGACTCTCCCGAATCCAGTGAAGTAAATCTGGAGAActataatttaaaagtaaatgaaattcAGGAGCCTTATGTCATTATTGACAAAACTGACCAAGGAATGATATGCCATCACACTTGA